The Peribacillus sp. FSL E2-0218 genome contains a region encoding:
- the rnz gene encoding ribonuclease Z codes for MDFVLLGTGAGVPAKARNVTSIALQLLEERGTVWLFDCGEATQHQILKTAVKPRKIEKIFITHLHGDHIFGLPGLLSSRSFQGGVEKLTVYGPKGIDAYIKTSILVSGTHLKYPLEIVEIEEGIVFDDDQFTVTAMPLDHGIFSVGYRIKEKDRPGSLRVDLLHQAGVKPGPLYKALKDGQTVRLEDGRVLNGKDYLGAPQKGRIITILGDTRVCDNALVLADSADYLVHEATFSAEETEMASSYYHSTTVQAATTALKAGAKHLILTHISSRYSIEDSERLKDQSKAIFANTIMAEDLMTIKIPLYAEKEGS; via the coding sequence CAATCGCCCTGCAATTACTGGAAGAGCGGGGGACCGTTTGGTTATTCGATTGTGGTGAAGCGACACAACATCAAATTTTAAAAACGGCAGTCAAACCGCGAAAGATCGAAAAGATATTCATCACCCACTTACATGGCGATCACATCTTCGGCCTCCCTGGGCTGTTAAGCAGCAGATCTTTTCAGGGCGGAGTGGAAAAATTGACCGTATATGGTCCAAAAGGGATCGATGCTTATATTAAGACAAGTATACTTGTGAGTGGCACTCATTTGAAATATCCATTGGAAATTGTCGAAATCGAAGAAGGCATCGTGTTTGATGATGACCAATTCACCGTGACGGCCATGCCGCTGGATCATGGCATATTCAGTGTCGGTTACCGGATTAAAGAGAAGGACCGTCCAGGAAGTCTGCGTGTGGACCTGCTGCATCAAGCTGGCGTTAAACCAGGTCCGCTTTATAAAGCATTGAAGGATGGGCAAACGGTCCGACTCGAGGATGGCCGTGTCTTGAACGGGAAAGATTATTTGGGGGCTCCGCAAAAGGGACGGATCATCACGATCTTAGGAGACACAAGAGTGTGTGATAATGCCCTGGTACTTGCTGATTCGGCAGATTACCTGGTTCATGAAGCTACATTTTCTGCAGAAGAAACGGAAATGGCCTCTAGTTATTACCATTCGACAACCGTTCAGGCTGCAACAACGGCCTTGAAAGCAGGAGCCAAGCATTTAATCCTTACCCATATCAGCTCACGGTATAGCATCGAGGATTCGGAGAGGTTAAAGGATCAAAGCAAGGCAATCTTCGCAAATACGATCATGGCAGAAGATTTGATGACGATCAAGATTCCTTTATATGCTGAGAAAGAGGGAAGCTGA
- a CDS encoding phytoene/squalene synthase family protein — protein MTDQSNLHTKAMDFLLKTSRTFFIPISYLPKGLQEAIGAAYLCMRAIDEIEDHPGLPADNKISLLQALSGLLKVDYREEELQSLFKPYKDDLPEVTLLLADWIQYCPQGARAKVLESTREMAEGMAKWVKKDWQIHDEAELDDYTYYVAGLVGVMLSDMWNWFDGTETDRELAIAFGRGLQTVNILRNREEDAERGVNFYPDGWGFEEMLSHTEHNLALADSYIAEIETKEIIHFCKIPLELAKATLKALKEGKEKIDRATVTEIVNQVVEH, from the coding sequence ATGACTGATCAAAGCAACTTACATACTAAAGCAATGGATTTCCTTTTAAAGACAAGCCGTACTTTTTTCATTCCGATCAGCTATCTCCCAAAAGGATTACAAGAGGCGATCGGAGCTGCCTATCTGTGCATGCGTGCCATTGATGAGATCGAGGATCATCCAGGCCTCCCGGCAGACAATAAGATTTCCCTGTTACAGGCGCTAAGCGGGCTGCTTAAGGTGGATTACCGTGAAGAAGAACTTCAATCGTTATTCAAGCCATATAAGGACGATTTGCCCGAGGTGACCTTGCTTTTGGCTGATTGGATTCAGTATTGTCCTCAAGGAGCGAGAGCCAAAGTTTTGGAGTCCACACGGGAAATGGCCGAAGGCATGGCGAAATGGGTGAAGAAGGACTGGCAAATACATGATGAAGCAGAGCTTGATGATTACACCTATTATGTTGCAGGTTTAGTGGGGGTCATGCTTTCTGATATGTGGAACTGGTTTGATGGAACCGAAACGGATCGTGAACTTGCCATCGCATTCGGCCGTGGGCTCCAAACGGTCAATATTCTGCGTAACCGGGAGGAAGATGCAGAACGCGGGGTGAATTTTTATCCGGATGGCTGGGGCTTCGAAGAGATGCTATCGCATACGGAACATAATTTAGCACTAGCGGATTCTTATATTGCGGAGATAGAAACGAAGGAAATCATCCATTTCTGTAAAATCCCTTTGGAATTAGCAAAAGCTACATTGAAGGCATTAAAAGAGGGCAAAGAAAAAATTGATCGTGCCACTGTAACCGAGATCGTGAATCAAGTTGTCGAACATTGA
- a CDS encoding ABC transporter permease: MPTALFNSFESGMIYAIMALGVYLTFRILDFPDLTVEGSFVTGASVSAIMIVNGYSPIVATLCALLAGFIAGAITGLLHTKGKINPLLAGILIMIALYSINLRIMGASNIPLLSQTTIITKIQDAFAGTGLDNMLNGLLSIVGLGDSLPKTWSVLIVMLIMALIIQVGMSAFLKTEIGLALRATGDNEAMVNSFSAHTGNMKILGLAIGNALVAFSGSLVAQYNGFSDIGMGIGIIVIGLASVIIGEALFGAKTIARATLAVIGGAIIYRIVVTLALRVKFLDTGDVKLITALIVIGALVIPKISDKQKEKSRKKKRLKEIQLRHGGTLSKGGEGYASVKSDL, from the coding sequence ATGCCTACAGCCTTATTCAATTCTTTTGAGTCGGGAATGATTTACGCGATTATGGCACTTGGTGTCTATTTAACATTCAGGATCCTCGACTTCCCGGATCTGACGGTCGAAGGAAGTTTCGTGACCGGTGCCTCCGTATCCGCCATTATGATCGTTAACGGATACTCGCCGATCGTGGCCACCTTATGTGCGCTGCTGGCCGGATTCATCGCTGGGGCCATAACGGGGCTCCTTCATACCAAGGGGAAGATCAATCCGCTCCTGGCAGGTATCTTGATCATGATCGCCCTCTACTCCATCAATTTAAGGATCATGGGGGCCTCCAACATCCCTTTGCTGTCCCAGACTACCATCATCACGAAAATCCAGGATGCCTTTGCCGGCACTGGGTTGGACAATATGTTGAATGGTCTTTTATCGATCGTTGGCCTCGGCGACAGCCTGCCGAAAACGTGGTCGGTTTTGATCGTCATGCTGATCATGGCGTTAATCATTCAAGTGGGGATGTCCGCTTTTTTAAAAACGGAGATAGGTCTTGCGTTACGGGCGACGGGGGATAATGAAGCGATGGTCAACAGTTTTTCCGCCCATACCGGCAACATGAAGATTCTGGGGCTGGCAATCGGCAATGCACTTGTCGCTTTCTCGGGATCTCTTGTTGCCCAATATAACGGCTTTAGCGATATTGGCATGGGAATTGGTATCATCGTCATCGGATTGGCCTCCGTCATCATTGGCGAAGCGTTGTTTGGTGCAAAAACGATTGCCCGTGCGACGCTTGCGGTGATCGGTGGAGCGATCATTTACCGCATCGTCGTGACCTTGGCCCTTCGGGTGAAATTCCTTGATACAGGTGATGTTAAATTAATTACGGCACTAATTGTGATCGGGGCACTTGTCATTCCGAAAATTTCCGATAAACAGAAGGAAAAGAGCCGGAAGAAAAAGCGCCTCAAGGAAATTCAATTGCGCCATGGAGGCACTCTATCGAAAGGCGGGGAAGGATATGCTTCGGTTAAATCAGATTTATAA
- a CDS encoding ABC transporter ATP-binding protein produces MLRLNQIYKVFNEGTPDEKLALGNLELHMTKGEFVTVIGSNGAGKSTLMNMISGKILPDAGEVFIDGQNVSAIEEHARAKMIGRVFQDPMLGTAPHMTIEENMAIAYGRTNRRGLGFGVTKKRKELFKESLATLHLGLENRMTAKVGLLSGGERQALSLLMATFTDPKILLLDEHTAALDPSRAELVTNLTKEIVEKNRLTTLMVTHNMQQAIDLGNSLIMMDKGQIIFEARGADKQKLTVEKLLNEFQRIKGEKMINDRAVLI; encoded by the coding sequence ATGCTTCGGTTAAATCAGATTTATAAGGTCTTCAATGAAGGGACACCGGACGAGAAGCTTGCCCTTGGGAATCTTGAATTGCATATGACAAAAGGAGAGTTCGTAACGGTCATCGGAAGTAACGGTGCCGGGAAATCGACATTGATGAATATGATTTCCGGTAAAATCCTTCCTGATGCCGGTGAAGTGTTCATTGATGGACAGAACGTTTCTGCGATCGAGGAGCATGCCCGTGCCAAAATGATCGGCCGTGTGTTTCAGGATCCGATGCTCGGTACGGCCCCGCATATGACAATCGAAGAAAATATGGCCATTGCCTATGGCAGGACCAATAGAAGAGGCCTCGGCTTCGGCGTGACCAAAAAACGGAAGGAGCTATTTAAAGAAAGCTTGGCTACTCTCCATTTAGGATTGGAAAATCGCATGACTGCCAAGGTCGGATTATTATCAGGCGGGGAGCGTCAGGCCTTATCCTTGTTGATGGCCACCTTCACCGATCCGAAAATCCTGCTTCTTGATGAACATACAGCCGCTCTCGACCCGTCCAGGGCAGAGCTTGTAACAAATCTGACGAAGGAAATCGTCGAAAAAAACCGGTTGACGACCTTGATGGTCACTCATAATATGCAGCAGGCAATAGATCTTGGAAATTCCTTGATCATGATGGATAAAGGGCAGATCATCTTTGAGGCAAGAGGGGCTGATAAGCAGAAGCTTACGGTTGAAAAACTGCTTAACGAATTCCAGCGGATTAAAGGCGAGAAAATGATCAATGACCGTGCCGTTTTAATCTAA
- a CDS encoding ABC transporter substrate-binding protein, with protein MKKKLYSTLAMTLVAGLTLAGCGSDKEKDTAKDGNKTETYDIGVTQFVQHDSLDQAYKGFKAALKDSDVKVKYDLQNAQGDQNNNQTIATNFVGDKVDLIFANSTPSALSALNATKDIPIVFTSVTDPVATELVTSLDKPGGNVTGTTDSHPEAIAKSMKFLAEELGAKTVGTVYNTGEQNSVVQIKNVKEEAKKAGLKVVEASVSTSADVKQATESLIGKADAFYIITDNTVVSALESVISVANDEDIPLFVGELDSVNAGGFAAYGFSYFDIGYEAGQKAVEILKDGKKPGDIPVQYPQKLKLVINEKAAKEMGVEIKEEWKADAEFVK; from the coding sequence ATGAAAAAGAAATTATATTCGACATTAGCAATGACTTTAGTAGCAGGATTAACATTGGCTGGGTGCGGGAGTGACAAGGAAAAAGATACGGCGAAGGATGGAAACAAAACGGAAACGTACGATATCGGAGTGACCCAATTCGTTCAGCATGACTCACTGGATCAGGCATATAAAGGGTTCAAGGCGGCATTGAAGGACAGTGATGTCAAGGTCAAGTATGATCTCCAAAATGCGCAGGGCGATCAAAACAACAATCAGACAATTGCCACTAACTTTGTTGGCGATAAAGTCGATTTGATTTTTGCCAATTCGACTCCAAGTGCCCTAAGTGCTTTAAATGCGACAAAGGATATACCGATCGTATTTACATCGGTCACAGACCCAGTGGCGACGGAACTGGTTACCTCTTTGGACAAACCAGGCGGGAATGTGACAGGTACGACCGATTCACATCCGGAAGCGATTGCCAAATCCATGAAATTCCTGGCGGAAGAACTGGGCGCCAAGACAGTTGGAACCGTTTATAATACAGGGGAGCAAAATTCCGTCGTTCAAATCAAAAACGTGAAAGAAGAGGCGAAGAAGGCGGGATTGAAAGTCGTGGAAGCATCCGTTTCCACTTCAGCCGACGTTAAACAGGCAACGGAATCATTAATCGGGAAAGCGGATGCTTTTTATATCATTACCGATAATACTGTAGTCTCGGCATTGGAATCGGTCATTTCGGTTGCGAATGACGAAGATATCCCGCTGTTCGTTGGCGAGCTTGATTCCGTGAATGCCGGCGGCTTCGCAGCCTATGGCTTCAGCTACTTCGATATTGGCTATGAAGCTGGGCAAAAAGCGGTTGAAATCTTGAAGGATGGCAAAAAACCTGGAGATATCCCGGTTCAATATCCACAAAAACTGAAGTTGGTCATCAATGAAAAGGCAGCAAAAGAAATGGGTGTTGAAATAAAAGAGGAATGGAAAGCAGATGCTGAGTTTGTAAAATAA